TCTTTTACCGTACTTTGTTGCAATTGGTATGATATGCGAAGCAATCTTGTGGAAAGATTGTTCTGAAAGGAATTCAAAACAAATTATAGCATCGTGGACTGTTGCCAGTCTTTTATATAACGGTGTCAATTTACTGCCGATTTGGTTCTTTTGGGAAACCTATTACAGCTTTGCAAAAAGCGGTGGCATGGATCAAAGCTATATAGACTCATATATCAGCTACTATAAGACTCCCGGATGGATTATATTCATTGTTATCTTTACGGCGATATGTGGGCTTGCGGGTGGTCTGGCAGGCAAAAAAATTATGGGAAAGCATTTCAAAAAAACGGGACTTCTATAATGAGAAAAATTTCTTTTGCTGTCATAACTAAAATATGGGGATTCATTTGTGTACTAATAGCCATTTATATGGGAAAAGATGTCGTTTTCAGCTGCATCCTTACAATTGCCACTTTTTTATATTTAGGTATACAAGGGAAATGGAAAATCGTATTTGATTACGGCATATTCTATATCTTATTGGGAATTTTACTCTACGCCATACAACGTTTCGGACTTCATATGCTGATTTTTTCGGAGTTTTATGTGCTGATGCTTTGGAATCTTTCTCCTGCTTTCTTGGTATCATGGGATTTGATTACAACACCGCCTGGAAAAATTTCGGCATTCCTAAGTTCCATTCACCTTCCTACATCCGTTATTTTGGGTGTCCTTGTAGTATTTAGATTCTTCCCTACCATGAAATCGGAGTTAAGGAGTGTGTATCTATCTATGAAAAACAGAAATTTGACAGGTCTTAAACAGATATTGAAAGCACCCGCAAAGACATGTGAATATGTGCTGATTCCCCTACTCGTCAGAATCTTGATGATAGCAGATCAGCTTTCCGTTTCAGCTATTGC
This genomic window from Solobacterium moorei contains:
- a CDS encoding MptD family putative ECF transporter S component yields the protein MKKNKALKWEIKDVIAAALLSLFLILIQFIVNMVCMTNHFVSMVLSVGFTMFLCAPVYYLLLCRVRKHFVSLVYMSIVGMIYLLMGNWYLLPYFVAIGMICEAILWKDCSERNSKQIIASWTVASLLYNGVNLLPIWFFWETYYSFAKSGGMDQSYIDSYISYYKTPGWIIFIVIFTAICGLAGGLAGKKIMGKHFKKTGLL
- a CDS encoding energy-coupling factor transporter transmembrane component T family protein, yielding MRKISFAVITKIWGFICVLIAIYMGKDVVFSCILTIATFLYLGIQGKWKIVFDYGIFYILLGILLYAIQRFGLHMLIFSEFYVLMLWNLSPAFLVSWDLITTPPGKISAFLSSIHLPTSVILGVLVVFRFFPTMKSELRSVYLSMKNRNLTGLKQILKAPAKTCEYVLIPLLVRILMIADQLSVSAIARGGESPGKRSSYYESKIEITDIFAMILWFALISGYLWIGGMRI